The Agromyces sp. 3263 DNA segment CCACCCGTGGGCGTCGAGCGCCGACGACACCGACGACCCCGACCAGTTGCGCATCGACCTCGACCCGCAGCCGGGCACGGGCTTCTCCGAGGCGGTGCCCGCCGCGCTCGCCCTGCGCGAGCTCATGGCCGAGGTGGGGCTGACCGCGTTCGTGAAGACGTCGGGGAGCCGTGGCATCCACGTCTTCGCCCCGATCCGGCCCGAGCACGAGTTCCTCGACGTGCGGCACGCGGTCATCGCGCTCGCTCGCGAGCTCGAGCGCCGCATGCCCGAGCAGCTCACCACCGCCTGGTGGAAGGAGGAGCGCGGCGACCGCATCTTCATCGACTACAACCAGGCGAACCGCGACCGCACGATGGCGGGCGCCTACAGCCCGCGACCGCTTCCGCACGCGCCCGTGTCGTGCCCGCTCGAATGGGACGAACTCGAGACGGCCGACCCCGCGCGGTTCACGATCCGCACGATCCCCGACCGGCTGCGCGATGTCGGCGACCCCTGGGCCGGCATGCGCTCCAACCCCGGACGCCTCACCACCTTGCTGGAGTGGTGGCAGCGCGACCTCGACGACGGGCTCGGCGAGCTGCCGTTCCCGCCCGACTTCCCGAAGATGCCGGGGGAGCCCATGCGGGTCCAGCCGAGCCGCGCGCGCAACGCCGAGTGAGGCGGCGCCGCCCTCACGACATCGAGGCGACCCGGTCGTACGTCGGCGTGCCCGGCGGAGGCGTGAACGCCCCGTCGCGCACCGCACCGGCGGCCGCCTCGATGGCGCCGAGCGCGACCCTGAGGAGCAGCGATCCCGTGCTCACCCGTGCCACACCGGCCCGGGCGAGCTCGGCCAGCGGCACACTCGCCTGCACGAGGACGTTGAGCGGTGCGGGGATCTCGTCGGCGAGGGCCGCGATGCGCTCGGTGGTCAGCGCTCCGGGCACGAACACGCCCGTCGCCCCGGCCGCGAGGTACCGACGCCCACGACGCACCGCCTCCTCATGGCGCGCTTCGGGGACGGCGTCGCCGTGGATCCAGAAGGGATCCGTCCGCGCGTTGATGAACATCGCCGGCGCCGCCGCCGAGATCGCGGCGATCTTCGCGGCGGCCAGGGCCGGATCGACGAGGCGCCCCGCGACGTCGGAGTCCTCGAGGTTCACTCCGAGCACGCCGAGCTCGGCGAGTCGCGCCACGTAGGCCGCGACCGCCGCGGGGTCGTCGGAGAACCCGGCCTCGACGTCGACGGTCACGGCGATCGACGCGGCGGTGAGGCGTGCCGCGAGCGCCACGGTCTCGTCGGCGGTCCGGCCGGCGCCGTCGGGGAGCCCTGCGGCGACGGCGACGCCGAGACTCGTGGTGCCGACGACGGGGAACCCCTGCGCCGTCAGCCATCGCGCCGACGCGAGGTCCCACGCGTTCGGGAGCACGAACGGATCGCCGCGCCGGTGCAGCGCGCGGAAGCCCTCGGGCGTCAGCATGCGCGGAGCTCTTCGACGACGGCGCCGGCGATGGCGAGCGCGAGCGCGGGCGCCGGGCAGGAGCGTGGGCCGGCTCCGAAGGCGAGCGAGCGCGGCGGATGTCCCGGGCCGGCGTCGGAGTCGGGGCCGTCGAGGTGCAGCGTCATCACCGTGCCGTCAGGTGCCACGCGGCGCGTGGATCGCACCGGCGGGTCGTCGCGCAGCGCGGTGGCGAGCAGGTCGGCGGTCGAGGTGGTCGTCGGCGCCGCCTGCGCACCCCGCATCGCCCCCGCGATGAGGCCGGCCGTGGCGGCATGCGCCTGCACCAGCACCTGGACGCCGAGCTCACGGGTCTCGTCGTCGACGTCGCCGCCGGCGCCCGTCACGGCTCGGGCCGGTCTCGGCGCGGCGGCGACGAGGCCCGCGACGCTCGCGTCGGCGTCGGCCGTGCCCACGCCGCTCGTGTAGGCCGGCGCGACCTCGGCGACGAGTGCGGCCAGATCGTCGGGGCGGTCGAAGCCCAGCTGAGCGGCGAGGCAGGCGACGGGTACGGTGCGGGCGACGGTCGCGACGACCTCGATGCCGACCGCCCCTCCGGCCTCACGCACGATCGCGCGGGTCCGGGATGCCGCGTCGGCGGCGAGCTCGACCGGATCGAGCCGCGCCAGCGTCTGCTCGATCGCGCGCCGGCGTCGGTCGTGCACGTCGCCGTTCACGAAGCGGGAGGCACGCGAGCGGAACCTGCCGAACGGACCGGGCACCGCGGCATCCGCCTCGGGCACGGTGAACCGGGGGTCGTGGAGGATTCGCGCCACGTCGCCCCGATCGAGGACGTCATCCATCCTGCAACGGTAGGTCGGCAACCGTTCGTCGCGCGGCGAAGTGTGCCGGTCGTATCGTGGTGGCATGCAGGGAGACGCCGACCTCGCCACGCCCGCCCGGCTCATGGGCGAGCCCGCGCGCGCGGCGATGCTCGTCGCGCTCCTCGACGGGCGGTCGCTGCCCGCGAGCGAGCTGGCCGCGATCGCGGGCGTACGACCGCCGACCGCGAGCGCGCACCTGGCGCAGCTCGTCGAGGGCGGTCTGGTGACCGATCGCCGGCTGGGCCGGCACCGCTACTTCGCGCTCGCGGGGCCTGACGTGGCCGACGCCGTCGAGGCGCTGCAGCGCATCGCCCCGCGTCAGGCGGTCACGTCCTACCGCCAGTCGGCGACCGCCGAGCGGCTCGCCGAGGCGCGCTCCTGCTACGACCACCTCGCCGGACGGGTCGCCCTCCAGCTCGCCGACGCCCTGGTCGCGGAGGGCGTGATCGAGCGGCTCGAGCCGGGCAGCGCCGGACGCCTCATCGCCGACGCCGCGGTGCCGGGCACGCTCGCCGCACGCCTAAGAGCGGCCGAGGTCGCGGCATCCGCCGGTCGTCGTCCGGCCGTGCGCGGATGCCTCGACTGGACCGAGCGGCGGCCGCACATCGCCGGGCGACTCGGGGCGCACCTCCTCGACGCCGTGCTCGCCGAGGGATGGCTCGCGCGCGTGCCGGGCAACCGGTCGTTGCGTGTCACCGACGCGGGCAGGGCGGCGTTCGCCGAGCTCGGCTGACCGGCCCGTCAGATGGCGACGCGCCCGCGCTCGTACGACGGCGCGCCATGCACCTCGCGGTGCAGTCGCTCCATGCGCGCGTCGAGCTCGGCCGCTGTGTGCGCGGCATCCGTGAGCCCGTCGAGCAGCTCCTGCGGCACCTGCCGGTCGTACTTGTAGTAGATCTTGTGCTCGAGGCTCGCCCAGAAGTCCATCGCGATGGTGCGGATCTGCACCTCGACGGCGACCGGGTGGGCGCCCGACGAGAGGAACACGGGCACCTCGACGATGAGGTGCAGGCTCTGGTAGCCGTTCTCCTTGGGCTCGGCGATGTAGTCCTTCACCTTGAGCACCCGGATGTCGCGCTGCGCCGTGAGCAGCTCGGCGAGCCGGTAGGCGTCGGTGACGAAGCTGCACGTCACCCGCACGCCCGCGATGTCGGTGATGGTCTCGCGGATCGAGTCGAACGTCGGCTCGATGCCCTTGCGCTGCATCTTCGCGATGACGCTGTCGAGGCTCTTCAGCCGGCTCGAGATGTGCTCGATGGGGTTGTAGTCGTGCGTCTGGCTGAATTCCTCGCGCAGGATCGAGAGCTTCGTGATGACCTCGTCCATGCCGAACTTGTAGCGCAGCATGAAGCGCTCGGTGTCGTCGCGCAGGGCGCGCATCTCGTCGAGCGTGCGACCGTCGATGGACTCCAGGGTGCGCTGGGCGCGAGCCGTGAGCATGTGCGGCGCGTCGTCGCGGGGAGTGTTCTGGATGCCGTCGAGCGGGGTCACCCGAGCCACGCTACGGGCGCAACCTCTGGATTCCCTCTGACCCGGCCATGCCCCGGCCATGCCCGGCCAAGCTCCGCTGGTGTCGCGTCGAGGGCGGATCGCTAGGCTCGGACGATGGGCACCTGGACCATCGTCGCCACCGGCGTGCACCAGCATCGCGGCGGCCCGTTCGATCTCTCCGTCGTCGTCATCGAGGGCGGCGACGGGCTCCTCGTCGTCGACACGGGGGCCGACCCCATCGAGGCCTCCGACCTGCTCGCCGAGATCGCGACGCGGTTCCCCGCGCCGGTGCGGTGGGTGGTGAACACGCACGCGCATTTCGACCACACGTTCGGCAACCAGGCCTTCGGCCCCGGTTCGGCGACGGATGCCGCGATCCACGGCCATGCGGGCATCGCGGCGCACTTCGAGCGCTACGAGGGCCCGCGCCTCGCCGCGTGGCGGGCTGATCACACCCGCGAGCCCGGACGGCGGTGGCACGACGTGCGCCTCGTCCCGCCGACGCAACCGGTCGAACGGATGACGCGCCTCGACCTCGGCGGCCGCATCGTCGAGCTGCGACCCCAGCCGCCGGCGCACACCGACACCGACCTGGTGCTGTTCGTCCCCGACGTGGGTACGTGGATCGTGGGCGACCTCGTCGAGGAGTCGGGTCCGCCGATGTACGGGTCGGGCAGCTACCCGCTCGACTGGCCCGGGGTGCTCGAAGGGCTCGTCGCCGGCATGCGGGCGGGAGACGTCGTGGTGCCCGGACACGGGCAGGTGGTCGATCGCGCCTTCGTGGCCCGGCAGGCCGCAGAGCTCGCCGAGGTCGCCCGCCGCTTCCGGGAGTCGCACGACGCGGGGCGGTCGACGGCGGAGGCGTTGGCGGCCCACGCCGAGTGGCCGGTGCCGGTCGACGGACTCGGCGGCGCGGTGGAGCGTGCCTACGCGGCCCTCGACGGCCTGCCGCTCGACGAGGGCAGCATCGAGGACGCCTGAGCGGCACCGGTCAGCCGGTGTCGACCGAGCGTATGGCCCTGATCGCGACGTCGATCGCCTCGTCGAAGCGATGCGACGGGGGAGCGCCGTAGCCGACCACCATGGCCGGCGGATGCCGCCACTCGCTGCCTGCGAGGCGGAAGGAGGCCAGCCCGTCGAAGCGGAGTCCCAGGCGTTCGGCTGCCTCGGTGACCTGCATCTCGCTCGTCGCGGGCGGCAGTTCGAGGAGGCAGTGCAGCCCGGCCGCGAGGCCCGTGATGCGGCATCCGGGCAGGTCATCCGCGACCCGGGCCTCGAGGGCGAGCCGTCGTGCCCGATACTCGGCGCGGAGCCGTCGGACGTTGCGGTCGTAGTCGTGCGCGGCGATGAACCGCTCGAGGGTCCGCTGGTTCAACACATCGGAGGTGGCGCCTGTGAGCCGCCGTTGCGCCGAGATCGGTGCGAGCAGCCGCTCGGGCACCACCGCCCACGCGAGGCCAACGGCGGGAGCGAGGCTCTTCGACGCGGTGCCCGCGTAGAGCACGTGGCGCGGCGCGAGCGCCTGGAGCGCGCCGACCGCACGTCGGTCGTAGCGGAACTCGCCGTCGTAGTCGTCCTCGATCACGAGCCCGCCGGTGCGCTCGGCCCACTCCACCACCGCGCGCCGCCGGGACGGGCTGAGCGGAACACCGACGGGGAACTGGTGCGCGGCGGTGAGGAGCACCGCGTCCACGTCGCCCAGTTCCTCGATCACGGCGCCGCCCGTGTCGACCCGCACCGGCACGGGTGCGAGCCCCGCCGCGCGGACGATCTCGCGGTGCGCCTCGTGGCCGACCTCCTCGACGGCGATGCGTCGCGCGCCCTCGGACGCGAGCGCGCGGCACGTCAGGCTCAGGAGCTCCCCGAATCCTCGGGTCACGATCGTGCGATCGGCGGTCGCGGCCACGCCGCGCACGCGGCCGAGGTACTCCGCGAGCGACGCACGCAGTGCCACGGTGCCGCGATCCGGCGCGTAGCCCAGCCCGGCCGCCGGCGCGTTCAGCACGGCGTACCTCGCAGCGGCGGCCCATGCGCGACGGGGGAACGACGAGGCGTCAGGGATGCCGCCTCGGAGGTCGAGGCCGGGGCGCGGCGCCGTCGCGGCATCCGTGGCCTGGGTCGTCGGCTCGGCGGCACGTCGGCTGACCCACGTGCCTGCGCCGACGCGGGCCTCGAGCCACCCCTCGGCGGTGAGCTGCGCGTAGACGTCGGCGATGCTGTTGCGCGCGATGCCGAGGTCGGCGGCGAGCGTGCGGGACGCGGGGAGCCTGGTGCCCGCGGCGAGACGGCCCTCGGTGATCGCCGATCGGAGCCCGTGCTCGAGCGCTGCCGCCCTCCCGCCCGCGCCGAGCTCGAGGTGCAGGTCGAGGCCCGGAATGGCCCATGTTCGGTCCATGGAATTGGACTGTAGCAGTGGGCCGTTCTTTCGTAGCGTTGAGCCATGACCTTCACGGATTCGCTCGTCGACATCCCCGTCCGCCTCGACTTCGACCAGCTCGTGCCCCGCTTCTCGCGGGCCGTCGCCTCGCTCGACCACGCCGCCACGGGTGAGCTCGACCGCGCCGGGGTGGATCCGGCGCTCCGCGAGCTCGTGCGACTGCGAGCATCGCAACTCAACGGCTGCGCCTACTGCGTCGACCAGCACGCGAACGACGGCCGCGCGGCGGGCGTCACCGACCAGAAGCTTCACGCCGTCGCGATCTGGCGCGACTCCGGCCTGTTCACCGCCGCCGAGCGGTCGGCCCTCGAACTGACCGAATCCGTCACGCGGCTCTCGGAGACGCATGTGCCCGACGCCGTCGTCGACCATGCTCGGGCCGTGCTCGGCGAGGAGCAGCTCGCCGCCCTGCTCTCGCTCATCGTCGCGATCAACGCCTGGAACATGATCGGGGTCACGACGCGCTGCTGGCCGGTGCACCGTACCGCCGGCTGAGCCGCCCCGCACCCCGCCCGAGCCGCACCCCAACCCGTGGCGGGATCGTGTCAAGCCGCTACCGCGCCCGCAGGTTCGCCGATAGGAACGGAAGGGACGACACGAAGGGCAGCACATGCGCATCACCGACCAGACCGTCCTCCTCCTCAACTGCACGCTGAAGCACGCCCCCGAGGAATCCAGTTGCCAGCTCATGGCCGAGCAGCTCCTCGGGGGCTTCGCGGGTCGGGGGGCCGACGGCGACATCGTGCGGGTCGTCGACCTCGATGTCGCTCCGGGCGTCGAGGCCGACATGGGCGAGGGCGACGCCTGGCC contains these protein-coding regions:
- a CDS encoding isocitrate lyase/phosphoenolpyruvate mutase family protein; its protein translation is MLTPEGFRALHRRGDPFVLPNAWDLASARWLTAQGFPVVGTTSLGVAVAAGLPDGAGRTADETVALAARLTAASIAVTVDVEAGFSDDPAAVAAYVARLAELGVLGVNLEDSDVAGRLVDPALAAAKIAAISAAAPAMFINARTDPFWIHGDAVPEARHEEAVRRGRRYLAAGATGVFVPGALTTERIAALADEIPAPLNVLVQASVPLAELARAGVARVSTGSLLLRVALGAIEAAAGAVRDGAFTPPPGTPTYDRVASMS
- a CDS encoding MBL fold metallo-hydrolase; the encoded protein is MGTWTIVATGVHQHRGGPFDLSVVVIEGGDGLLVVDTGADPIEASDLLAEIATRFPAPVRWVVNTHAHFDHTFGNQAFGPGSATDAAIHGHAGIAAHFERYEGPRLAAWRADHTREPGRRWHDVRLVPPTQPVERMTRLDLGGRIVELRPQPPAHTDTDLVLFVPDVGTWIVGDLVEESGPPMYGSGSYPLDWPGVLEGLVAGMRAGDVVVPGHGQVVDRAFVARQAAELAEVARRFRESHDAGRSTAEALAAHAEWPVPVDGLGGAVERAYAALDGLPLDEGSIEDA
- the ligD gene encoding non-homologous end-joining DNA ligase, translated to MAGAAATLTVPGPHGDRDVRISSPTRVLWPEPGITKLELAEYLVAVGDAFIEANGDRPVSLQRFPEGIDGEQFFSKNPPKGAPEWVRSVTVTYPSGRRHPQLVLDEPAAAVWAAQMNTIVFHPWASSADDTDDPDQLRIDLDPQPGTGFSEAVPAALALRELMAEVGLTAFVKTSGSRGIHVFAPIRPEHEFLDVRHAVIALARELERRMPEQLTTAWWKEERGDRIFIDYNQANRDRTMAGAYSPRPLPHAPVSCPLEWDELETADPARFTIRTIPDRLRDVGDPWAGMRSNPGRLTTLLEWWQRDLDDGLGELPFPPDFPKMPGEPMRVQPSRARNAE
- a CDS encoding PLP-dependent aminotransferase family protein, which encodes MDRTWAIPGLDLHLELGAGGRAAALEHGLRSAITEGRLAAGTRLPASRTLAADLGIARNSIADVYAQLTAEGWLEARVGAGTWVSRRAAEPTTQATDAATAPRPGLDLRGGIPDASSFPRRAWAAAARYAVLNAPAAGLGYAPDRGTVALRASLAEYLGRVRGVAATADRTIVTRGFGELLSLTCRALASEGARRIAVEEVGHEAHREIVRAAGLAPVPVRVDTGGAVIEELGDVDAVLLTAAHQFPVGVPLSPSRRRAVVEWAERTGGLVIEDDYDGEFRYDRRAVGALQALAPRHVLYAGTASKSLAPAVGLAWAVVPERLLAPISAQRRLTGATSDVLNQRTLERFIAAHDYDRNVRRLRAEYRARRLALEARVADDLPGCRITGLAAGLHCLLELPPATSEMQVTEAAERLGLRFDGLASFRLAGSEWRHPPAMVVGYGAPPSHRFDEAIDVAIRAIRSVDTG
- a CDS encoding helix-turn-helix domain-containing protein, whose translation is MQGDADLATPARLMGEPARAAMLVALLDGRSLPASELAAIAGVRPPTASAHLAQLVEGGLVTDRRLGRHRYFALAGPDVADAVEALQRIAPRQAVTSYRQSATAERLAEARSCYDHLAGRVALQLADALVAEGVIERLEPGSAGRLIADAAVPGTLAARLRAAEVAASAGRRPAVRGCLDWTERRPHIAGRLGAHLLDAVLAEGWLARVPGNRSLRVTDAGRAAFAELG
- a CDS encoding GTP pyrophosphokinase family protein encodes the protein MLTARAQRTLESIDGRTLDEMRALRDDTERFMLRYKFGMDEVITKLSILREEFSQTHDYNPIEHISSRLKSLDSVIAKMQRKGIEPTFDSIRETITDIAGVRVTCSFVTDAYRLAELLTAQRDIRVLKVKDYIAEPKENGYQSLHLIVEVPVFLSSGAHPVAVEVQIRTIAMDFWASLEHKIYYKYDRQVPQELLDGLTDAAHTAAELDARMERLHREVHGAPSYERGRVAI
- a CDS encoding carboxymuconolactone decarboxylase family protein, whose product is MTFTDSLVDIPVRLDFDQLVPRFSRAVASLDHAATGELDRAGVDPALRELVRLRASQLNGCAYCVDQHANDGRAAGVTDQKLHAVAIWRDSGLFTAAERSALELTESVTRLSETHVPDAVVDHARAVLGEEQLAALLSLIVAINAWNMIGVTTRCWPVHRTAG